The Salarias fasciatus chromosome 11, fSalaFa1.1, whole genome shotgun sequence genomic interval AGGAATGCAAATCCTGCCTTATTCTGTCTTATTTCCCCTCTTTGTGCatgaaactcatttcagttttgatctCTGTTAAATATGTAGCATAATAAATATTACAAACACATTTAAGGAAAACTCACATATTAGTTGCATTATTTGTAGGTTTTTCATTATCCCATACAGTTGCTTATCGTTATATATCATGttgaaaagtcaaaaacagTAGGAAAAATTCCAGTGAGAGTTTTTTTTGGGACAAAATGGGATCATTTTTAGTCAGATTTGTTCCCCAGAGCATACTTTATATTTCACATCCAGTCCATACAACACAAATCCTCAAACAAATGACCTTTTGTTTCTTTGCGACTAGAAACAAAGCTTCCAGATCACAAATAACTCAACCTTCTGGGAAAAATACACTGGAATCCCCACTTTAAACATTCATCCAGCTGCTTATTCTTATCTGAGAGTGAAGACACGACACAAGGTTTGGCCAAAAAACTCTCAAATTAAACAATTCCCTGAACTTAAATGTAGGAAACTGTCCCAATGAAGCTAAATTTTGCGAGCTGCGCATGCAGTCTTACCTCTGAGCGTCTCCTACTCCAAAAGTAGAGGCAGTTGGAGTGAGTGTTGTCATGGTCAAATACAACAGGACAAAACTACactgaggggaggaggagaaggaaaagaaTTCTTCACTAAACCCAGTACATTCTTGAACACACTCCTCATCCACTTCatttgacatttattttatgtaaacCCTGCAGACCGGTCACATTACACCCAACCCCAGCAATCTCTTTTCcaaaaacaacatctgctgctgaagggaATCATCAATATGAACTGGCAATACTGAAGTCAACTTGTATGGTTTTGACATTTGCAGAAATGCTGTTCCACTGTGAATTATGCAAAAATTAACTGCATAACTGAGAAAAATGTACCTGGATATAGTTTTAGAATGATTCAATTTTAAGAAGAATCTACAGAAACTTTGTGTAAAACCATGGAAAGACATGGATAATGTTGGCGAATGACTCTGAGAGTTAAAGAAACTGGATACCACAGTACATTTCCAGTCAGTGTTCCAGGTGGGAGCCACTGTGGGGAGCATATCTGAAATTgcaataatataaaataatttgCCATAAGTTCAAGGTTGTCTCAATCCTGATCCACTGATTGTCCTCTGACCTACTTGACATTTTGATTCTGACCTTTTTCACTGCAGCAAAATTAATGACAAACCTTTCAAGATCTTCATCAAGCTTGCAAAACTTCACATGCTATTTGattgaaaaatttaaaaataaacttttacctGTCCGCGCTGCCAGTAAAGTCATTCATTGCCGCACAGTGAAGACAAAAGCGAAATTCACATGAAGGCGAGACAACACGCAATAATCGAGAACTGAGAAATGGTTTGCACTGCAGGACCGAGAAGTTCTGCTGCACAGAAATGCACCCCAACCTCAAACCCATGTGTAGGGTGGGCTTGTGGTCTGTGTCAAAAGACACATGTGGTTTATAAAATTGTTGTCAGTGCTTTCTGAATTTCAAGTGGAAGAGCACACTTCCGAAGACAGAGCCACATACAGCGACATGGAACCGAGCTGCAGACACAGCTGGAAGCTTGCAGAGTTCTGCACATGAAATGTCTTCGAATCGCTGCGTGGCTGCATGAAGGAATGATACCAAAAGTCTCATTCAGTCAGCTGAGCCTCGGCTGCCTCataacacacattcacattaaTTTCAACCATAAGTATTACCTGGCCAACTGACTTTTATTTGAACATTCATCAATTTGTAACATTTTGCTGACTCTCACAAGAGGCCTTTCTGTGGCCTGTAAGGACTCCGAATGAACCAGGGATCACAGAGCATAACTACAATAAGTCCAATTAGCCTTCAAATGGAAAATATCACATCCAGTAATTTATTGCTTGTGATTGCAAGTCTTcattttttcacaccatttattAATTTTATGAATATCTTTATTTGTGTCTTCCTCCTCCGTGCTGCACCTTCAGATGTAACGCTTCATGTTGAAGGatctaaaatgacaaaaatgctATATTACATAATAAAAAATTATATTCACATaaagttacatttattttgatgTCATCACAGTAATCGGAACTGGAATTTCAAAACACCGAAAGCTTTTCTTGTCATTCAGATTAAAAAGAAGCAAGTTATTGAATTGTATTCAAAAACCTTAAACTATAGATGCACATATCATCAATACAGCAGTATTTACATTACTccaaaaagcttttttctttatgtACTTTCAGAATTTGCCATAACCACTTTCTCTCATTTCTGCAAATTGTGTcagtacctttttttttttttttgcttgcggAAGTatgaaccacacacacgcacacacacacacacacacacacacacacacaaagtcctTCATCCTTATAGTCTGTACATTAATAATACATACACATCTTTGCAAACGGGAGTACATAGTGACATGTTTTTAATAGTCTGATCGCACTGGTGTGTTGGAGGTCTCTCCCTCTGTGGTTTCTCTCACAGTGCTGGTGCTTTGATATCTGAAGCACAAGTATCTCCCCATCACACCACTCAACGACTTCCTGAACTTCTCCCCCACAAATGCGTAGATCACTGGATTAATGCAGCAGTGAGACAATGCAATGATTTCAGCGAAGCTCATGGCAGTGTTGATGGGTGCTGAAGCCGTACAAGTGTTCATGATATCAAACAGCTGCAAAGTTTGGATGAGCACAAGGACGTTGTAGGGGACCCAGCACACCACGAATACACACACAATGGCGAATATCAGTTTCATGGCTTTGTTCTTTTTCGAGTTCCTGGCCCTGGACAGCACCACGAGGATCTTCATATAGCAGAATATCATGACTGGGAGGCACAGAAAAAGTCCAGTTGTGTTCTCACTGAAGTTTTTCTGCATCTTCCAAACCTCCTCGCTCCCTGGTGGGTACTTGGGCTGGCACTGAAGCCCGCTGTCCTCCTCATCTCCCTCCAGGGAGGCAAATATCACAGGAGGAGTCGCCATGACGACAGAAACACCCCAGATAATGACGCTCGCCGTGATTCCATAGCGAAGTGTCCGGGTTCGCATGGCCGTCACGGCGTGGACGATGGCCAGGTAGCGGTCCAGACTCATCAGGGTCACGAACAGCGTCCCACTGTAGAAACCCAACtgttcagaggagcagagggagcagcagcGTGAGATGAAACAAGCTGAACTCgttggtttattttatttatttatttatttcaactcAGCTGATATTAGCTACGAAGCAGCTGttaccacagaaaacacacctggCCTTGTGGTATATCTACTTCCTGAGTTGAATTGCTTGAATTGCTCAAACCTAAACTCTTCATCGcctttgtttgtctttgttagTTCCGACAGAGCAAACTGACTGGACAGGACACTCTTTGCACTAGGACGCTTCGCAGCTGTTTTGAATGCTGTCAGTGACACCGATAATTCTTCATCCTTGCCTAACAGCATAAAAAAGTACTAAAACATGTCCATGATGCAATGGCTTATTGTTTTGCTTAGCGACAATCACACTGTGGTTTACAGGCGGCTCTATCTGTGGTTGTGGAGACAAAACAATTGACCAAAAGTATGAATCATCATGTCAATATTAAGTAATTCCAACCAAAATCTGGTATTTCTGCAAAAAACAAGATCATAGCTCAGGTTGTGTTGTAACATTAAATTCAGCACAGCTGATACCAGATGCAGATGTGCTTTAATTCATCTCTCCAACAACAAGACGAGACAAACTAGTTCTATAAAAAGTCTCACCTGATAGATTCCTGTTATCAGTTTGCATGATGGAAGGTTCTTGGAGCCGTAGGCCCAGAAGGGCAGGGAAACAGCCAGTAAGAGATCAGACAGTGCCAGGTTGAGAAGACACACATCGGTCATGCTTTTCACCTTGATGTGCTGCAGCAGAACCCATAAAACCATGCTGTTGCCTGGAGGAAAAAACAGATTAGAGCCAAATACAGTAAAATTCCAAGACCCACTCAATAAATACAGTATGTTTTAAACTTAAGGTACCATTAAGATTTCATTTTTGAATTGGTGCATTACTAGAAATGTgggcgctttttttttttcacttaccCAATAGACCGAAACAAAACAGCACGTAGTGAAGAACCAGGATAACCGATCCATCAGGGAACTCTGGATCCAAATTGCAGAAATCAtaatcatctgcatacatggaTACATTTTCTGATGCGTTCATCTTGCtgtgtgagaaagaaaaaaagatatcaTACACAACAGTATtgaatgattgaaaaaaattatatatatatgtatatatatatgtatatatatatatatatatatgtatatatatatatatatatatatatatatatatatatatatatatatttttttttttttttttttttttttaaacctaaatACTTTTtctaaaacaggaagaaaattCAGTAATTGTTGCTGCTGTGAAGGAAACACCAACACGTGAAACAACATTTCATGACTGTCTTTACTCCGATGTAACATCTCAGTGTTGCTTCTCATTCATATCAAACTTGTGATCATTTTCTAAGCAGGACCAATTTATGTTGTCTTAAAACCACATCTAGCTCATTTACCCTCCCCCCACTctcaccccaccaccaccaaaacaCCCAGAACCACCTGCTTTGACACCCATGCCGACCCTCGCTTCCTGTGGCTGACATCGTTTATGCATCTGCTATCGCAACCATCAAGACTCCACTGGTGTGGGAGGTAAAAGACGTCTAGGAAATGGcagttaaatgtttaaaaagccAAAAATGTGGCCATGCTTACCAGATCCCTTGCTCTCCTGAACTTGGTGTGCTCTTGTGTTCAACTCAGGCGTCGGTCTCATCCTGTCAGCTTACATTGCTCACTAATTGTGTCAAATCGTGCAGCAGAGCACATTTCTGGTAAGGGTGAACTCCGTGTTGGGTTGTTTCCTCTGTCTTCGGTTAAAACCTGCACAGAGGTGTCAATGTGGTTTTCTCAGAAATGTCCCTGAATGCACTGACGTAAGGCAAGAAAAGGCTATAGGAGAAAAGACATTCAAATGAGGACTTTTGCTCTTCTTTGATCTCATCTTCACACCATCTTTTGTGAACTTGGAAAAATCTGTTAAATACGGCTCAACGTCATCAAATGTCATCAACTACAACAATAATAATCCTCAAGCATTGGGTGGAAGGAAATACACATAAATGTAAAGCGATGTGCACATCAAAGGATTTCAAATCTCGTTCATATTTATTGAAGaatacagaataaaaacacgcaAGCAGTAGTACAGTACATTTGTTTAAATGTGATGGATATACAATGGTGACATGTTTACATGctaggatttttgtttgtttttttagctttCACAAATTCTTTGCATTTGTTACAGCTAGCAGGCTCATCAAGGACGCGTCAGGAAGTTTCAAAGCTGGTGAAAGTTTGTGGTTTGTAGCAGCAACAAACAGattctgtaaagaaaaaaaataacaaggaagattacagcagcagtagctgccgtttttttttcatccagttttattatgtatagaaaaaaacaacactgagacacAGAACTGAACAGCGGCTATTTGAACATTCATTCCTTGTCCTGAATGATCAACAAGTCGCCGTATGATTCACCACTAAATGCAAGTTTCATTCTGACTAGCAAAAAGCAATGCCATGAAAGCCATGTACTGCGAGCATGCATTGGTGAGATCATGCATTGTGAAGGCTGcagaaggctgcagaaatcatGCATTTTGAGAAGAGACAGGCTTCAGTCCAAAGAGGAAAACTTTTATTGATCCACTTCCTTGAGATCAAATTGGCATGTGTGCATGTAGTttaactcttgaaaaaaaaaaaaaaactctaactTTTTCAAGATTATACAGTCACAACTGACACAGTCCGATCTGGACCCCTCAAAATGGAAATATGAACATCGTCAAGGTAGGAACTGCTTTGATATCTCAGCAGATGGAAAGAGACTTTTCCAGTGATGTTCATAAAACGCATCTCGCCTACAGTCTACATGACGAAAGTGGAGGTGACGTCAGAAGATCTGGAAACAGAGCTTTTCCTGGACGAGCTGTCCAGCGATGTCCTGCTGGAGAACGGGATCCAGCTCATCAACATCTTCAGGGCTCGACTCATGAACTTCTGTCCCACGAAGGCATAGATGATGGGGTTCAGGCAGCAGTGGGTAAAAGCGATGGCTTCGGTTATTGTTATCGACAGCTGTACGTTCTCTCTCCAGGTGCAGTCGTCTGACAGGTCCAGGAACTTCAAGAAACGCGAAATGTTATATGGAGCCCAGAACACGACGAAGATGACCATGATGAAGATGATCAGCTTCACAGTGCGGTGCCTCTTTAAGTTCCTCAGGCTCATCAGTCTGAGGATGATCCTCGAGTAGCAGACAATCATCACCAACAGGGGAAGGATGAGGCCTAACACGTTTGTTGTCACCAGGTTAAAGTGTTTCCAGACCTTGTCGTCAATTGTGTCGCCGCACCAGGCGTCGCCTGACTTGTTTGTCGACACTTTTGTGAAGATCCAGGATGGCAGAGAGATGCACAGGCTCAGCACCCAAACCAACGCCACCACCATGATGCCGGCCTTCACTGTGTGGTGGCGCGCCGCTCTGTGAGCATGCACGATGAGCATGTAGCGGTCCAGAGTCATAACGACCATGAAGAAGATGCTGCTGAAGAAGCCGACTTGGTAGAAGCCAGAGATGAAGTGGCACATGAAGTTCCCAAAGGTCCACTGCTGCTTCACAACGAAACGAGCGTAGAAAGGCAGAGTGAGCACGAAGACAAGGTCAGACAGGGCCAGATTGCAGAGGCAGATGTCCGTCAGGCTTGTCTGTTTGCGGTACTTCACTGAGACACATACCACAAGCCCGTTACCttgataaaaaaagagaaaaatcagaaGTCAAATACTTTAATACTGAATactaaatacttttttaagACTAAATACTTTTAATACTGTTTCTTTTAATCCCACTCTTTTTTCAGACTGTATCAACCTATCTTCAACCGATATTTCCTTGAATAGGATGttgtaaaacatgttttgtggttACTGCACCGCTCATTTCCTGTACATCTGCGTAAATTCAGTCATTTTGATAGTCAATGCATTGAATGATGCACATCCCACAAGTGTGAGTGTCAGTTCCGTGACTTTGAAACTTTACCAGTGTTGCTTGAAATGTCACGTCAAAAAGGTCCTCAAACAAATTAGTTTAGGTTCTGACAACCAACTTATTTTGCAATACTTAGGGCTTTCTGGAGCTGTTGGCCCAAGTATCTCTACTTTGTTCAACCCCGATCTCCACAAACTTCTATTTTTTCACATCCTATCATGGCCAAATTAGGGacagttggatggatggatggatgcaggcGCCTGAGGTGCATCTGAATTACTTTCTTAtatacagtaaacacacacctaCCAATGAAACCCAGGATGAAAACCACACTGTAGAGTGTGGCCAGGAACACCTTGCTGAATTCCTTCATAGTGGTGTTGCTGCATGGGGAGAAGAAATCAACCCCGTCGAAGTAGGCTGAGTAGTCATAcatggtggtgttggtggtgctAACCTCATCTGTAGACagtgaaatttaatttaattttacaaCAGAGCACATGAAACGAAGGACAATCCCCATATTCCCAAAGCACTGCCTCATTGTATGAAAAGTCGCATTAACCtgtgaatgaaatgtgattgtACATCTTCAGAGCATCACACTGGACTCTGTCAGGGCGttacttttcattcattcataagtGTTACTGACCTGAAAAGGGCGGATGTGGTTTAAGGCTGTGTCGAAGATGTTAAATGTTGGTTTTATAATTTGCTCCaatataaaacaaaatcaagatAAAAAATGAGCTATTGGTTTCCTCGAAGATGATAACCTCTTTAGGGGTGCTTGAGCCCAGAATCAAACCCAGGAGTGTAAACTACTACACCAGTGTGCAGCCCCAAGTTACCATCACTTATGCTGTCCACATGTGAGCAACCCTAAATTctaaacatttttattctgttaTTTCATGCTACCTATTATCCAAtgcatcatttaaaaaagtgcaaaacaaaaaaatatgttaaacaCTTTGTAACATTGTTAAAACAAAGCTtcgttgtgttttctgcactCTGACCAACACATTGAAGGTGTCTTACCCCTAAATATATTGGAAAATATAATGCAATATACTAGGAAATGTATTCCCATATGTGAGATTTAATAGTTATATTTTCCAATGTATTGCTGTATATCGAAAGTGacaattatttatatattttgcaatatattgcatAAATTTCACAATATATTTAACTGTATTTTGCAACACACTGcaatatattttcctttttaaggGTGCAGCTCTCCCGTGTCAGTGTATGATTTGATTCAAGACTCTCAGAATTAAAATTTAGATAATTGCGCCTCCTTCTGCTTGTCACTGGCAATTTGATTCTCTGCTTGGAAACCAGTCCTTCACATCAAACTTCTTTGAGAAAATAAATTCTAACTTACACTGCCATTACACTCCGTGTCACGTTACTTGTTCAAGTTCTACTTCTACTTCACTTTACAAGCTGTAAACAACTTGTTCAGTATTGGCTTAAGTTACAATATTTTCTCTTGTCAAAACAACCAGATGTCTTATCAAATTTTCACTGTTGAAGTCATACACACTTAAACTGTAATGTGAAGTCatcacagttttaaaaacattgtgattttacatttgtttctctctctctctgaaagaCCATGTTTGAATACCATTCAccaaatgttttcatatttggAAACATTATAAATCCAAAGTGAAATTCGAAATTACAGTTCATTTgcattattttgtattttaatccTAACAACTGTGTGGTAAGCTTGAAACATAATTCTACATGACACAAATCTAAGTCCAAAAATGATCCAACAAATATTCCGGAATGTAAGTTATAGCTGAAATATACACACCTGTCATGATTCTCAGAGATGATTTTTCTCCACTCACATAAAAGCAATATTGCTTGTGAAGCTTGGTTTTCAAATGTTCACAAATGATTAAATCCACAAAGGTACGAGATGAAATGAATGACTAAAGTCTGCAGCCCCCTAATaataaaggacagaaaaaaaaaaaaccagaagtgCTCATTTCCTGGTAAAGATCTTTATCAGTTCACACTTGAAACTGACTTCTAGACAAACAAAGCCATGTTAGATGTTCAAAGTTGATTCTTTAGCTTCACTTACATATTTTAACCTGAATCATTTCAAGTGAAGGACTTCAGTCATAAAATTTTGTGCAGAATCATTTTAACTTTCTAAAAACACTGGCTTCCTTTTATAACCAGCCATTACTGAACTGAGAAATTATTCAGTTGTGTAATCAAAAGGTGTGGTACGCTCTTGCTTCTTTAAAATTGGTTCAAAGTTTGTTGTTTAGTTAGTGTAAATTACAGGTTTTACAGCAAAAAGTGCCAACTTACAGCTAGCATGCTCTTCTGGCTTAGAAACTGTGCAGATGTGTCTTCTTTGCTCTCTTTGCACTTTGCTTTTGCTCTTCTTTtcagactttttgttttgttttgttttcctttctttctgtctacaagagagttttttttttttttttcaatttttgctGACAGAAACATCCCTCATGAAACTGATAAAAGGAACAAAACTTGACTTCAAGATGTGCTATTTCTCCTCAGGATTTCAATAAACAGACTGGCGAAAGAATGTCATCCGGCAGCAAAGAGTGTGTGAAGATTGAGGAACATAAGATTGAATCGCTGTGTGAAATGTGAGGACTTTATCGACTCTTTAGCTGCTGTGCATGGAGCGAATGTGAATGAGCAGATATAGGTTGTATTGCATTGGGAATACATCTGATGCTGAACAACCCTCCGTGGACGTGTCAACAATGTTTCTTACTGGAACAGCATCAGAGGATGACCTAAGGCACCGACTCCAGCCGGATCTGGTCTGATGTTGTGTTTACACGAGCAAATCCAGTAAGAAAGCAACCAAGAGGCCTCCCACATTCACTCCTGTAATTCCTCTGCAAAACAGATATGATCCCCTGGCtctgaatgaaatgtgtgatCACACAGACCGGACAGAACTCAGAGCTCACTGCACAACAGATCCATGATACAAAGACGAACAACTTCACTCAAACAGCCTCCAAAATCACAactaaaccaaacaaaccaaaattaAAAAGTTCCAGTTCAAGTGAAGAACTGCTGGACACTCTTGATTGGGGACTCCATCACCAGGCAAGTCAGAATGGGACTGAAAACTTAATTGACTGACACAGCACTGCAGGAGCTGACACTGATGTTACTCCCTGTTGTCTGCACAGCCCAGGCACTACAACATTGTCATTTATGCAGGTTCCTTCAAAAAAACTGCACATCAAGACTGGTTCTGAGGTCGTGAAAAAGCGATGGAGTGGCAATGAACCGCAAGtctcaaaatgttttaatttcagGCCCTATTCCAACCCTGGTAATCCACTCTCTCACCTTTTAGCCCTGTGTGTCAGACTTCAACATTCTTCTCCAATGGGATAAAGTTCACTTTAGCCTGCTGTAGAACTGTCCCCTCATGGAGAAATGTATTACTTCCATGTTGGAAATATGGAGCGAGTGGGGTTCTCTGATAAGAGGAGGTCGTATTTGTGACTGATTTGGGATGCCAAAtgccaaaatggaaaaaagtacAAAGCACACTTTTCTCAACGCATGTTTATCAGCTTCATTCAAAATGTCCTTTCTAtttattctcctgttttaattcaattcaattcagttcaattcagttgGTTTACTTTGTTTACTTAattcactttatttataaagtgtcAATTACAACATATGTTCGAGACACTTTTTAATTGCCTTTTGTCTATCAATTGTTCATTTACTTTTCTTaatattttgctttatttctatgacgtgaagcactttgaatttcCTTGTGTATGAatagtgctatataaataaacattttaaagccGACAAATGTTGCATTCTATCATTGTTATACTGACTATTCTTTAGGTTTTACAGCACTGTGTTCAttaactgttttattttatttatgataTATGACCTTCATtttcatcttccttttttttctatgcTGAAGGAGTTTAAATTCGAATAAGAATATGGGCATAAGGGTTCCACCTTTTGTTGAATATTGATGTAACAGGTAAAGTTTACAAATGTACCATTTGCAGCACATGTGCAGAGACAACCTAAAATTGTAGCTTCTACTTTACAAAAAAAGAGAttctagttgtgtgtgtgtgtgtgtgtgtgtgtgtgtgtgtgtgtgtgtgtgtgtgtgtgtgtgtgtgtgtgtgtgtgtgtgcgcgcgcgcgcacgtggATCAGGATCCATCTAGCCACTCaaatgtaaaaatggaaaaaaaaagctacactattaatgttaaatattattatgatcataaatatgttttctttaaaaaaaaaatttgttcaGTTTGATAAAGGCcctttttcaaataaataacaCTGCCCTGACTGTAACTCTGCTGTAAAGTAATGTGGTCTTTTACTGCCCTCTTGTGGTAGAAAGCCACAAGTGGCGCGTGCATTTGGCACAAAGCATGCCGGGAGTAAACTTTTGAATTCTCACAATAGAATTTTAATTAGGCATTATTAGAAGCAGCCTGAACAAATCACGATCCAGTCTTTTTCATTGCTACTCTGAGAGTAAATATGAGCATACAAATTTGGAACAACACGTTTTTACAGTATTAGTCACAGGTGTCATCAAGTGCGTCATTTACGGATAATTAATGTAAAACAGACGCATGAAAACCATTTAAAAAGGGGTGAAAAGACGTTAATTGTCAAAGAACCAGgaaaatttcatttattttaaacctttattttatatgcatttcatttttcagaaaacCTCTTCTCGTGCTGCTTTAACTGGAATATAGCAGTCATCTGTGGATGAGTGTGTCTGTTATGAGGCCACTTGTTGTGCCGGCGCTCTCCAGCTGGTGAGGATGATTGACTGGAGATCTGCTGACGAAGACGCGCCGCGCGCGGCTGCTGCTGCGTCAAGTGCAACACGCGCACGTACAAAACGATCTGCAtctacttcaaaataaaagcgttTCAGGTCTATTGTGTGCTCCCATAACGTCAGCAGATATAGTATAATGCAGAGATGCAAGAGATAAAACCTGACTGTGGAAGGGGCAAGGGACGATGAAGAAAGCAGTTTAAATGATTTGTCCACAAGGTTCCAGAAATCTGACTGATGCTTGCAGGTCCAACAAAAGAAAGTGTCAAAGGAAGTCTTTTGGGCTTCTTGTTTGGTATGAGTGATAAGAAAATACAGTTGTGAAATACAGCGATCATCCACACACacgaaacaaaaacaaaagcaacataAAATTCAGTTGTGGTACTTGGTTATGGATATGGATATATTTGATAGATAAGTGaataagcaaaaataaataaataataaatatatatatatatatatatatatatatatatatatatatatatatatatatgtgtgtgtgtgtgtgtgtgtgtgtgtgtgtgtgtgtgtgtgtgtgtgtgtgtgtatagagaTAAACAAACTCCATTTAAAGAATACAAACcaacagaataaaaaagaataaaaaaagaaacaccttAAACAGTGCTATATAGTAATTTGAAGCCAGACAATTTagctttatttgtttatttgtttataagGAAGATAACAGACAAATTAACGgtgaataaaatgaaggaaaatgccaagaatgaaatctgaaaaaaagcGATTAAAGAAATTACATAAAGAAGACTTAAACATACAGTGCAATATGAGATAAAACTCTCTTACATAGTTAATAAATACAATTCTACCCAAAACATCGTCTATGAAATGGTAAACAAGCAGAACTGATTTTGATGCAGCGCTAccaaaattttattttgaaacagcTTCCCGGAAGTTGTATTATAATAAACGTGAACTACACGGTCGTTGAAGGGAGAGTCAACCTGGATATACGAAGATTATATCAAGTGGATTTGACAAGTCGCCCAATGCAGTTGTtggaaatgacattttaaatctGCTCCCGCCGAAGTGAGTTTTACTTTAAAGTTGTATTCCGCTTCGCGTTGCGCTTGGTCGCGT includes:
- the LOC115396715 gene encoding C-C chemokine receptor type 2; the encoded protein is MNASENVSMYADDYDFCNLDPEFPDGSVILVLHYVLFCFGLLGNSMVLWVLLQHIKVKSMTDVCLLNLALSDLLLAVSLPFWAYGSKNLPSCKLITGIYQLGFYSGTLFVTLMSLDRYLAIVHAVTAMRTRTLRYGITASVIIWGVSVVMATPPVIFASLEGDEEDSGLQCQPKYPPGSEEVWKMQKNFSENTTGLFLCLPVMIFCYMKILVVLSRARNSKKNKAMKLIFAIVCVFVVCWVPYNVLVLIQTLQLFDIMNTCTASAPINTAMSFAEIIALSHCCINPVIYAFVGEKFRKSLSGVMGRYLCFRYQSTSTVRETTEGETSNTPVRSDY
- the LOC115396768 gene encoding C-C chemokine receptor type 3-like isoform X1, encoding MTDEVSTTNTTMYDYSAYFDGVDFFSPCSNTTMKEFSKVFLATLYSVVFILGFIGNGLVVCVSVKYRKQTSLTDICLCNLALSDLVFVLTLPFYARFVVKQQWTFGNFMCHFISGFYQVGFFSSIFFMVVMTLDRYMLIVHAHRAARHHTVKAGIMVVALVWVLSLCISLPSWIFTKVSTNKSGDAWCGDTIDDKVWKHFNLVTTNVLGLILPLLVMIVCYSRIILRLMSLRNLKRHRTVKLIIFIMVIFVVFWAPYNISRFLKFLDLSDDCTWRENVQLSITITEAIAFTHCCLNPIIYAFVGQKFMSRALKMLMSWIPFSSRTSLDSSSRKSSVSRSSDVTSTFVM
- the LOC115396768 gene encoding C-C chemokine receptor type 3-like isoform X2, encoding MYDYSAYFDGVDFFSPCSNTTMKEFSKVFLATLYSVVFILGFIGNGLVVCVSVKYRKQTSLTDICLCNLALSDLVFVLTLPFYARFVVKQQWTFGNFMCHFISGFYQVGFFSSIFFMVVMTLDRYMLIVHAHRAARHHTVKAGIMVVALVWVLSLCISLPSWIFTKVSTNKSGDAWCGDTIDDKVWKHFNLVTTNVLGLILPLLVMIVCYSRIILRLMSLRNLKRHRTVKLIIFIMVIFVVFWAPYNISRFLKFLDLSDDCTWRENVQLSITITEAIAFTHCCLNPIIYAFVGQKFMSRALKMLMSWIPFSSRTSLDSSSRKSSVSRSSDVTSTFVM